The following proteins come from a genomic window of Paenibacillus sp. CAA11:
- the cls gene encoding cardiolipin synthase produces MVVFDLWLTTALLAFIFQIATILILEFRNPSKTVAWLFILFCVPLIGFVLYYFVAQDYKKRKKLRTRGTRLFQEMKGRLWKQSVIIESVEEMQNPDFLHQERLFGLLSHLSESPITGCNSTRVLKDGEETFRAMLEAMEKAKDHIHIEFYIFRSDMIGTKFQEVMIRKAREGVKVRLICDGLGSYKLKRPFIDKLKEAGVEFHFFLPPLIALIDRRVNYRNHRKILIVDGTVGFMGGINIGDDYLGLYEKMGFWRDTHVKIEGDAVYFLQNTFLGDWRLASGQRINDPDLFPEHHCKKNEQVQILTSGPDQHWDAIQEMCFGAIAVAKQRVWLSTPYFIPDSSVYEALKTAAVSGVEVKIIIPYKSDSRFVHLASLSYVEELLQAGVRFYQYTKGFVHSKMMIVDDLLATVGSANMDMRSFFYNFEMTAILFDQGPIRRLMDDFEQDLLDSRPMELGEFSRRPRLQKGAEIMARMLSPLL; encoded by the coding sequence ATGGTGGTTTTTGATTTGTGGCTGACAACCGCATTGCTTGCTTTTATATTCCAGATTGCAACCATTCTCATCCTGGAGTTTCGTAATCCCTCTAAGACGGTTGCCTGGCTGTTCATCCTGTTCTGTGTTCCGCTGATCGGCTTTGTCCTCTATTATTTTGTGGCCCAGGATTATAAGAAGCGCAAGAAGCTCCGCACACGGGGGACGCGCCTATTTCAGGAAATGAAGGGCCGCCTGTGGAAGCAATCCGTCATTATCGAATCGGTTGAGGAGATGCAGAATCCCGATTTTCTGCACCAGGAAAGGCTGTTCGGCCTGCTCTCCCACCTGTCGGAAAGCCCGATCACCGGATGCAATTCTACACGGGTGCTTAAGGATGGCGAAGAGACGTTCCGGGCTATGCTTGAGGCCATGGAGAAGGCCAAGGACCATATTCATATTGAATTCTATATCTTCCGCAGTGACATGATCGGAACCAAATTCCAGGAAGTGATGATTCGCAAGGCTCGTGAGGGGGTCAAGGTGCGTCTGATCTGCGATGGCCTGGGCAGCTATAAGCTCAAGCGTCCGTTCATTGACAAGCTGAAGGAAGCGGGAGTTGAGTTTCACTTCTTCCTCCCACCACTGATTGCGCTGATCGACCGCCGGGTGAATTATCGGAATCACCGGAAAATTCTGATCGTCGACGGTACGGTCGGCTTTATGGGCGGGATCAATATCGGGGACGATTATCTGGGTCTGTACGAGAAGATGGGCTTCTGGCGGGATACCCATGTAAAAATCGAGGGGGATGCGGTTTATTTTCTGCAGAATACGTTCCTGGGAGATTGGCGGCTTGCTTCCGGTCAGCGGATCAATGATCCCGATCTGTTTCCGGAGCATCATTGTAAGAAGAATGAACAGGTGCAGATTCTGACAAGCGGTCCTGACCAGCATTGGGATGCCATTCAGGAGATGTGCTTCGGCGCCATTGCGGTTGCAAAGCAGCGTGTATGGCTGTCGACTCCTTATTTCATACCGGACAGCAGCGTGTATGAAGCACTGAAGACGGCAGCCGTGAGCGGGGTTGAGGTCAAGATCATTATTCCATACAAGAGCGACAGCCGGTTTGTGCATCTTGCGTCTCTATCCTATGTCGAAGAACTGCTCCAGGCCGGAGTAAGGTTCTATCAATATACTAAAGGGTTCGTTCATTCCAAAATGATGATTGTAGATGACCTGCTAGCAACAGTCGGCTCTGCAAACATGGATATGCGCAGCTTCTTCTATAACTTTGAAATGACCGCAATTCTGTTCGATCAAGGGCCGATTCGTCGTCTGATGGACGATTTCGAGCAGGATTTGCTGGACTCCCGTCCCATGGAGCTCGGGGAGTTCTCACGGCGTCCCCGTCTGCAAAAGGGTGCGGAAATTATGGCACGCATGCTGTCCCCGCTCTTATAA
- the ligD gene encoding non-homologous end-joining DNA ligase: MPPAVKGSIKVEGQEIPISNPDKLLWPEMGITKRIYLEKLAELSPYLLRYCTNRLLTTIRYPGGIHSPFFYQKNAPEPLPEFVKTAVHENIRYIVMDSLPVLLWLGNLASIEFHPSLHYVGESLPCEWMIDLDPTLEEEPRIMEAAAYVGDILTSLGLQSVPKTSGATGVQIIVPIEYGVTFDELRLIGHFVAKYVTEKYPGLFTIERLKRHREDKIYFDYLQHYGGKTLAAPYTPRARQAASVSTPLTWEEVRRNPRPSDFHLLNIGARLAQKGDLLQEVPPQSVKLILQHLQP, from the coding sequence ATGCCCCCTGCTGTTAAAGGATCCATTAAGGTAGAAGGCCAGGAGATTCCCATCTCCAATCCGGACAAGCTGCTATGGCCTGAAATGGGGATTACCAAGCGAATTTACCTGGAGAAACTGGCCGAGCTTTCCCCTTATCTGCTGCGTTACTGCACGAATCGGCTGCTGACCACGATCCGCTATCCGGGAGGCATTCACAGTCCGTTTTTTTACCAGAAGAATGCCCCGGAACCGCTGCCCGAATTCGTAAAGACAGCCGTTCATGAAAATATACGTTATATTGTCATGGACAGTCTGCCGGTGCTCCTATGGCTTGGCAATCTGGCCTCCATTGAATTCCACCCCTCACTTCATTATGTAGGCGAATCGCTGCCTTGCGAGTGGATGATTGATCTGGACCCCACGCTGGAGGAAGAACCGAGAATCATGGAGGCAGCCGCCTATGTAGGAGATATCCTGACATCTCTGGGGCTGCAATCCGTCCCCAAAACATCAGGGGCTACCGGCGTTCAAATTATCGTACCGATCGAGTATGGAGTTACGTTCGATGAGCTTCGGCTAATCGGTCATTTTGTCGCCAAGTATGTTACGGAGAAGTATCCTGGCTTGTTCACCATTGAACGGCTGAAGCGTCATCGCGAGGACAAGATTTACTTCGACTACCTCCAGCACTACGGCGGCAAGACGCTAGCTGCTCCGTATACCCCCCGTGCACGCCAAGCGGCCAGCGTCTCCACGCCGCTTACCTGGGAAGAGGTGCGCCGCAATCCGCGCCCGTCTGACTTTCACCTGCTCAATATTGGCGCCAGGCTAGCGCAAAAGGGCGACCTTCTGCAAGAAGTGCCGCCACAATCGGTAAAGCTTATTCTCCAGCATTTACAGCCTTAA
- a CDS encoding ATP-dependent DNA ligase produces the protein MKLQPVVPFEPITTDLAPSGENWAVQVKWDGVRMLVYNDGEAVRLINRKGNDRTRQYPEFVDTTAYCKASSVILDGEIIALEGGKPSFHQIMKRDSLKRQNEIQFALNRVTAIYMVFDVLYRDGEWLTDLPLKERQNILQEIIVPSEKVQLVQNYPDPAQLFKVMELQGWEGIVCKDLNSVYAPGGKDKRWQKQKISLDLYAVVGGVTYRDGTVNALLLGLYNERGNLRYIGHAGTGKFTVKDWSSITELVEPLLITERPFLNLPERSKGAAWVQPSLTVKVQFLEWTPGGTMRHPVIQSMANIPPEQCLTTQSL, from the coding sequence ATGAAGCTACAGCCTGTAGTGCCTTTTGAACCGATTACAACCGACCTAGCGCCTTCCGGTGAGAATTGGGCTGTCCAGGTCAAGTGGGACGGGGTTCGCATGCTGGTATACAATGATGGGGAAGCTGTGCGGCTGATCAACCGAAAGGGAAATGACCGCACCCGGCAGTACCCGGAGTTTGTGGATACCACGGCCTATTGCAAGGCAAGTTCGGTCATATTGGATGGAGAAATAATTGCCCTGGAGGGCGGGAAGCCTTCCTTTCATCAGATTATGAAGCGTGACAGCCTAAAGCGGCAGAATGAAATTCAATTCGCACTGAATAGAGTTACAGCGATTTATATGGTGTTTGATGTGCTGTACCGGGATGGAGAGTGGCTTACGGATCTTCCGCTTAAGGAAAGGCAGAATATTCTGCAGGAGATTATTGTGCCGAGCGAAAAGGTTCAGCTGGTTCAGAACTATCCTGACCCGGCCCAGCTGTTCAAAGTGATGGAGCTTCAAGGATGGGAAGGAATCGTATGCAAGGATTTGAACAGCGTATACGCCCCTGGAGGCAAGGATAAGCGCTGGCAGAAGCAAAAAATCTCGCTCGATCTATATGCTGTAGTTGGCGGAGTCACCTACCGGGATGGTACCGTCAATGCGCTTCTGCTCGGCTTGTACAATGAGCGGGGAAACTTACGGTATATCGGCCATGCCGGAACGGGCAAATTTACGGTAAAAGACTGGAGCTCCATCACTGAGCTGGTTGAGCCGCTGCTCATTACAGAGCGTCCCTTCCTTAACTTGCCCGAACGCAGCAAAGGGGCGGCTTGGGTACAGCCGTCCCTGACCGTGAAGGTTCAGTTCCTGGAATGGACACCGGGCGGAACGATGCGCCATCCGGTGATCCAGTCTATGGCGAATATTCCGCCAGAGCAATGCCTTACCACACAGAGCCTGTAA
- the ku gene encoding non-homologous end joining protein Ku has translation MHTVWKGAISFGLVHVPVKMFSATEDKDISMKYIHKACGSPISYVRRCPACDKDVEWDEITRGYEYEKGRYVLFEKEELEQLSDHTSKTITILDFVDLKEIDPIYFQKTYYLSPDQAGSNAYRLLLEAMRDTGKIGIAKIAIRSKSSLAAIRVMEGCLAVETIFYPDEIRPISQVPNLPEAESVNEKELTMAKLLIEQLSTPFEPEKYTDDYRESLLTLINQKVAGEEVSLAPARPETNVIDLMAALQASIEAVRPIGTDPGTAPAAAKKPRTRKAAAKQAEDAAGSELPRPKRKSTSKTKKEKTIS, from the coding sequence ATGCATACGGTCTGGAAGGGGGCTATCAGCTTCGGCTTGGTGCACGTCCCTGTCAAAATGTTCTCGGCAACCGAAGATAAGGATATCTCCATGAAATACATTCATAAAGCGTGCGGCAGCCCGATCTCCTATGTCCGTCGCTGCCCGGCCTGCGACAAAGACGTGGAGTGGGATGAAATTACCCGTGGATATGAATATGAGAAAGGCCGGTACGTGCTGTTTGAGAAGGAGGAGCTGGAGCAGCTCTCCGACCATACGAGCAAGACCATCACCATTCTTGACTTTGTGGATCTTAAGGAAATTGATCCGATTTATTTTCAAAAGACCTACTATCTGTCCCCGGATCAGGCCGGCTCTAATGCTTATCGGCTGCTGCTTGAAGCGATGCGGGATACCGGAAAGATCGGCATCGCCAAAATTGCGATCCGCTCCAAAAGCAGTCTTGCAGCCATTCGGGTTATGGAGGGCTGTCTGGCGGTGGAGACCATTTTCTATCCTGATGAGATTCGCCCGATCTCCCAGGTGCCTAATCTGCCTGAGGCAGAGAGCGTCAACGAGAAAGAACTGACGATGGCGAAGCTGCTGATTGAGCAGCTGTCAACGCCCTTTGAACCGGAGAAATACACAGATGACTACCGGGAATCCCTGCTGACGCTGATTAACCAGAAGGTCGCTGGAGAAGAGGTCAGCTTGGCACCGGCCCGTCCGGAGACCAACGTGATCGATCTGATGGCTGCACTTCAGGCCAGCATTGAGGCGGTAAGGCCGATTGGCACCGATCCCGGCACAGCACCTGCTGCGGCGAAGAAGCCCCGCACGCGGAAAGCGGCCGCCAAGCAGGCGGAGGATGCAGCCGGCTCTGAGTTGCCGAGACCCAAACGGAAGAGCACGTCTAAGACCAAGAAGGAAAAGACCATCTCTTAA
- the tsaE gene encoding tRNA (adenosine(37)-N6)-threonylcarbamoyltransferase complex ATPase subunit type 1 TsaE, translating to MDKASAQVVYPAESLEDTEKLAAWLAARAGEGTVIALDGDLGAGKTAFSQLFARHLGVKEYVNSPTFTLIKEYEGRLPFYHMDVYRLSLEEADELGLDEYFFGQGVCLVEWASLIEELLPAAHLRLYIEVTGEQQRSIYVQGIGTPYEDWAMNLKEERGTLYE from the coding sequence ATGGATAAGGCATCCGCGCAGGTAGTGTACCCTGCAGAAAGTCTCGAAGACACCGAGAAGCTGGCAGCTTGGCTGGCAGCGCGAGCTGGTGAAGGAACCGTCATTGCTCTCGATGGAGATCTCGGGGCAGGCAAGACGGCATTCTCCCAATTGTTCGCACGACATCTGGGAGTCAAGGAATATGTGAACAGCCCAACCTTTACCCTGATTAAGGAATATGAGGGACGCCTGCCCTTTTATCATATGGATGTGTATCGCTTGTCCTTAGAGGAAGCGGATGAGCTAGGACTGGACGAGTACTTTTTCGGGCAAGGGGTCTGCCTAGTCGAATGGGCCAGCTTGATTGAAGAGCTGCTTCCGGCTGCGCACCTGCGGTTGTACATTGAAGTTACGGGAGAGCAACAGCGCAGCATTTATGTTCAGGGGATTGGCACGCCGTATGAGGATTGGGCCATGAACCTCAAGGAAGAACGGGGTACGTTATATGAATAA
- the tsaB gene encoding tRNA (adenosine(37)-N6)-threonylcarbamoyltransferase complex dimerization subunit type 1 TsaB, with protein MNKNNVQAAQRFLVMDTATATLVVAVMERGRVLAEHNMLAERGHAEYLLPACADVLQAAGITRSELTGIAVGVGPGSYTGIRIAVTAAKTLAWSLGLPVAGISSLEALALGAYAKGAGLTAADLEPAVEGGRGAAPGPVEWVVPLMDARRGQVFTALFEAAPGSLTRRLEPDGIRLMADWTEALGALWSSLAAEDRPSKVTLAGDIEKHAAAAEALRPLLGEALCVAPYAPEGAFAGLLGAARLLRGEQDDVHSLLPNYTQLAEAEANRLRQA; from the coding sequence ATGAATAAGAACAATGTACAAGCCGCTCAGCGGTTTTTGGTAATGGATACGGCCACTGCAACGCTTGTTGTTGCTGTGATGGAACGGGGGCGTGTGCTGGCCGAACATAATATGCTGGCCGAACGAGGCCACGCAGAATATTTGCTGCCAGCCTGTGCTGATGTGCTGCAGGCTGCAGGAATAACGCGATCGGAGCTAACGGGGATCGCGGTTGGCGTTGGTCCAGGCTCTTATACCGGCATCCGGATTGCCGTGACCGCCGCGAAGACGCTGGCTTGGTCACTGGGCCTGCCGGTGGCGGGAATCTCGAGCCTGGAGGCCCTTGCGCTCGGCGCCTATGCGAAGGGCGCCGGGCTGACTGCCGCCGATCTGGAACCGGCGGTAGAAGGGGGCCGGGGCGCAGCACCGGGCCCTGTGGAATGGGTCGTGCCGCTGATGGACGCGCGGCGCGGTCAGGTCTTCACGGCGCTGTTCGAAGCCGCGCCAGGCAGCTTGACGCGCCGCCTTGAGCCCGACGGAATCCGCCTAATGGCGGATTGGACGGAGGCTCTCGGCGCGCTGTGGTCAAGCTTGGCGGCGGAAGACCGGCCAAGCAAGGTAACGCTCGCGGGCGACATCGAGAAGCACGCGGCGGCCGCGGAAGCGCTCCGGCCGCTGCTGGGCGAGGCGCTATGCGTAGCGCCTTATGCGCCGGAGGGCGCCTTTGCGGGCCTGCTGGGCGCGGCCCGTCTGCTGCGCGGAGAGCAGGACGACGTGCACAGCCTGCTGCCGAATTATACCCAGCTTGCGGAAGCGGAAGCCAATCGGCTGCGCCAAGCGTAA
- the rimI gene encoding ribosomal protein S18-alanine N-acetyltransferase — MGAVTEHREERESGGDVRFRKMVLEDIPDVMIIEHESFTLPWSKEAFYGELTQNQFAKYLIMEKSGSPIGYAGMWTVLDEAHVTNIAVRTAHRGMHLGERLLRRLMSYAWELGMQKMTLEVRVSNDVAQSLYGKLGFRPIGLRKGYYSDNQEDALIMWCDLAKRLAGQQGADEEGSEA, encoded by the coding sequence ATGGGAGCAGTAACTGAGCACAGAGAAGAGCGAGAATCCGGCGGGGACGTCAGGTTCCGCAAGATGGTTCTGGAGGATATTCCGGACGTCATGATCATTGAACATGAATCATTCACGCTTCCTTGGTCTAAGGAGGCGTTCTACGGTGAGCTGACACAGAATCAGTTCGCGAAATATTTGATAATGGAGAAGAGCGGCAGTCCGATTGGCTATGCCGGCATGTGGACAGTGCTGGATGAGGCGCATGTGACGAATATTGCGGTGCGTACCGCTCATCGGGGCATGCATCTGGGGGAGCGGCTGCTCCGGCGCTTAATGAGCTATGCCTGGGAGCTGGGCATGCAGAAGATGACCCTGGAGGTTCGCGTCTCCAATGATGTGGCGCAATCGCTGTATGGCAAGCTGGGCTTTCGCCCGATCGGGCTGCGCAAGGGATATTATTCCGATAATCAGGAAGATGCGCTGATCATGTGGTGCGACTTGGCCAAGCGACTAGCAGGACAGCAGGGAGCCGACGAGGAAGGAAGCGAAGCTTAA
- the tsaD gene encoding tRNA (adenosine(37)-N6)-threonylcarbamoyltransferase complex transferase subunit TsaD produces MGLGNEKDCYILAVETSCDETSAAVVKNGHEVLSNLISSQIETHKAFGGVVPEVASRKHVESITLMLEQALEQSGIRPEQLSAVAVTEGPGLVGALLVGVMAAKSLAFALDKPLIGTHHIAGHIYANRLMEPIKYPCLALVVSGGHTELVLMEREGHFRLIGRTRDDAVGEAYDKVARALGFPYPGGPYVDKLAAEAPEAAELPRVWLEPGSYDFSFSGLKSAVLNLVNQSRMRGEEPDPAKIARGFQESVVEVLVEKAIRAVRETGAVQLLLCGGVAANRGLRTALAARCESEQVPLSIPPLGYCTDNAAMIGAAAYLKWKHGEFSPLSMKAEPGLSLEAWSVGP; encoded by the coding sequence ATGGGATTAGGTAACGAGAAGGACTGTTATATCTTGGCGGTGGAGACCAGCTGTGACGAGACGTCTGCTGCCGTGGTCAAGAACGGGCATGAGGTGCTGAGCAATCTGATCTCAAGCCAGATTGAGACACATAAGGCCTTTGGCGGGGTTGTGCCTGAGGTAGCTTCACGGAAGCATGTCGAGAGCATAACACTAATGTTGGAACAGGCGCTTGAGCAGTCGGGCATTCGCCCGGAACAGCTGTCAGCAGTTGCGGTAACCGAAGGTCCCGGCCTGGTCGGCGCACTGCTGGTCGGCGTTATGGCGGCGAAGAGCCTGGCCTTTGCACTGGACAAGCCGCTGATCGGCACCCATCACATTGCCGGGCATATTTATGCCAACCGGCTGATGGAGCCGATCAAGTATCCATGCCTCGCCCTCGTCGTGTCCGGAGGACATACGGAGCTTGTGCTGATGGAGCGGGAAGGGCATTTCCGCCTTATCGGCCGCACCCGTGACGATGCTGTAGGCGAGGCATATGACAAGGTGGCCCGGGCGTTAGGCTTCCCTTATCCGGGCGGCCCTTATGTGGACAAGCTGGCCGCTGAGGCACCTGAAGCCGCAGAGCTGCCGCGCGTCTGGCTCGAGCCGGGCTCTTACGACTTCAGCTTCAGCGGACTCAAGTCTGCGGTGCTGAACCTTGTCAACCAGAGCCGTATGCGCGGCGAGGAACCGGACCCCGCCAAGATTGCTCGCGGATTCCAGGAGTCGGTCGTCGAGGTGCTGGTGGAGAAGGCCATCCGGGCCGTCCGCGAGACGGGCGCTGTACAGCTGCTGCTGTGCGGCGGGGTAGCAGCCAACCGCGGCCTGCGCACGGCTCTTGCCGCCCGCTGTGAGAGCGAGCAGGTGCCGCTATCGATTCCGCCGCTCGGGTACTGCACGGATAATGCGGCGATGATCGGAGCCGCTGCTTATTTGAAGTGGAAGCATGGCGAATTCTCGCCGCTCAGCATGAAGGCCGAGCCCGGCCTGTCGCTGGAGGCCTGGTCGGTGGGGCCTTAA
- a CDS encoding SGNH/GDSL hydrolase family protein, giving the protein MKKQVILFQGDSITDGGRGRTDDPNHIMGHSYAYMIAGILGQELAKQRPVFINRGVSGDRASDLYARWNEDAISLQPDLISILIGVNDAWRIASGEPSGATDRFERAYRYLLEETREVLPETRLVLCEPFVLKTGATEERWDFWQERMAAYQNTVRGLAEQFGAAFVPLQDKFNAAEEQVDAAYWLWDGVHPTAAGHQLIADQWLKIVREHGLLPS; this is encoded by the coding sequence ATGAAGAAGCAGGTTATTTTATTTCAGGGAGATTCAATTACGGATGGAGGCCGGGGCAGAACGGATGATCCTAATCATATTATGGGCCACAGCTACGCTTACATGATCGCGGGAATACTCGGGCAGGAGCTGGCAAAGCAGCGACCGGTGTTTATCAATCGGGGAGTTAGTGGAGATCGGGCTTCTGATTTATATGCACGTTGGAATGAGGATGCAATTAGCCTTCAGCCGGACCTGATCAGTATTCTGATCGGGGTCAATGATGCTTGGAGAATAGCAAGCGGGGAGCCTAGCGGGGCTACAGATCGCTTCGAGCGGGCCTATCGTTATCTGCTGGAGGAGACACGAGAGGTATTGCCGGAGACTCGACTTGTGCTGTGTGAGCCATTTGTGCTCAAGACAGGAGCAACGGAAGAGCGCTGGGATTTCTGGCAAGAGCGCATGGCAGCGTACCAGAACACGGTGCGCGGGCTTGCGGAACAATTTGGAGCCGCCTTTGTGCCGCTGCAGGATAAATTTAATGCAGCTGAGGAGCAAGTAGATGCCGCTTACTGGTTGTGGGATGGGGTTCATCCGACAGCGGCAGGGCATCAGCTGATCGCGGATCAGTGGCTCAAAATTGTGCGTGAGCACGGCTTGCTGCCCAGTTGA
- a CDS encoding GNAT family N-acetyltransferase: protein MELITTDVWNEELWQLAEPIYHASFEAHTRKKKEILLRMFERRMCCLHLLKKHDNPIGMAITGAVGGAAARFLLIDYAAIHPDQRSRGAGQQLIRLLEEWAQRQARLDGLLIEAEIGPSAENISRMAFWTRCGFQRTEYIHHYIWVPEPYSAWYKPFDGHDQVFADQPPHGEELFRWITDFHRKAYSRR, encoded by the coding sequence ATGGAATTAATCACAACCGACGTTTGGAACGAAGAGCTGTGGCAGCTTGCAGAGCCGATTTACCACGCATCCTTCGAGGCGCATACTCGCAAGAAGAAAGAGATCCTCCTCCGCATGTTTGAACGCCGAATGTGCTGCCTGCACCTATTAAAAAAGCATGATAACCCCATTGGCATGGCCATCACCGGGGCGGTAGGAGGTGCAGCCGCTCGATTCCTGTTAATTGACTATGCCGCCATCCATCCCGACCAACGGAGCCGCGGTGCCGGCCAACAGTTGATCCGGCTGTTAGAGGAATGGGCTCAGCGTCAGGCCCGGCTAGACGGATTGTTAATTGAAGCGGAAATAGGGCCAAGCGCGGAGAATATTAGCCGGATGGCATTCTGGACTCGCTGCGGCTTTCAGCGCACCGAGTATATCCACCACTATATTTGGGTGCCCGAGCCCTATTCGGCATGGTACAAACCATTTGACGGGCACGACCAAGTCTTTGCAGACCAGCCCCCACATGGCGAAGAGCTGTTCCGGTGGATCACAGACTTCCACCGCAAAGCCTACAGTCGTCGCTGA
- a CDS encoding asparaginase — MSQAIQVYRGSYLESTHHIHVAVVHASGKLLYAYGDPYRRTFPRSSMKPFQAVPLIETGAAQAYSYSASDISLSCASHSGEVIHRSAVLDILSRAHLEEEDLQCGTHEPRDKESYKQLIREGKELTPVFSNCSGKHSGMLVTALYMGEDIKTYREVTHPVQQRILKVISDVCDIPAEEIELSVDGCGVPVHRLPLYNTALGFARLAQPEEQVSAGRAAALSTIREAMTAHPEMVAGTKRLDTDLMRAFGGRVVAKVGAEGVQCMGITDLGIGIAIKTEDGTARAAGVAAMEVLRQLGVADEAAYEKLKDYAHAPVYNARNEVIGVIEPNFILEPVDE, encoded by the coding sequence ATGTCTCAAGCCATTCAAGTCTATCGCGGATCTTATCTGGAAAGCACACATCATATTCATGTAGCTGTCGTTCATGCATCGGGCAAGCTGCTCTATGCCTATGGAGACCCGTATCGGAGGACCTTCCCGCGATCGTCCATGAAGCCGTTCCAGGCGGTTCCCTTGATCGAGACAGGTGCTGCTCAGGCTTACAGCTACTCCGCCTCAGATATTTCCTTGAGCTGTGCTTCTCACAGCGGAGAAGTGATTCACCGGTCAGCCGTGCTGGATATTCTGTCACGCGCTCATTTGGAGGAAGAGGATCTTCAGTGCGGGACTCACGAGCCCAGGGATAAAGAAAGCTATAAACAGCTGATCCGGGAAGGCAAGGAACTAACGCCAGTCTTTAGTAATTGCTCCGGCAAGCATTCGGGGATGCTGGTAACCGCGCTATATATGGGGGAGGACATTAAAACCTACCGGGAGGTTACCCATCCGGTTCAGCAGCGAATTCTTAAGGTCATATCCGATGTTTGTGATATTCCTGCGGAAGAGATTGAGCTGAGTGTAGATGGCTGCGGAGTGCCGGTTCATCGGCTGCCGCTGTACAATACCGCATTGGGCTTTGCGCGTCTAGCTCAGCCTGAAGAACAGGTGTCGGCAGGTCGGGCGGCAGCGCTGAGTACGATCCGTGAAGCGATGACGGCTCATCCTGAGATGGTGGCAGGCACCAAGCGGCTGGATACGGATCTGATGCGTGCTTTTGGCGGCAGAGTAGTAGCTAAGGTTGGAGCAGAAGGAGTTCAGTGTATGGGGATTACAGATTTAGGCATCGGCATTGCCATTAAGACAGAGGACGGTACCGCTCGGGCAGCCGGTGTAGCTGCCATGGAGGTATTGAGACAGCTTGGCGTTGCAGACGAGGCAGCCTATGAGAAGCTGAAGGATTATGCGCATGCTCCTGTATATAATGCCCGGAATGAAGTGATCGGTGTGATTGAACCGAATTTTATTCTGGAGCCTGTCGATGAATAA